The genomic DNA attcggtactgaaagattcgagaacgattcacaaacatccaaattccgattattgaaatataccagataaagcggaaataaaacatagTCAGCGTGGTCTTCAGGACGaaatgaggaacagaccgagagtgaatatcatgttcaacctatgccgctagataaataaaaacaaaacaataatacctgactgcatcaataatcgatttataatcgaatctgagcctctgaatcgtaatcgtaatcgaatcttcaggtgcccaaagattcccatctatagtgtttagtgtgtctagcagtggtaaagtgttttttttttctccctggcaactgtctgtgttgagaaagagattgTGTGTATAATATAAACATGACACgagtcacccccccccccccccccccacacacacacacacgcttttaatggaaaataatttaattatttttgttctgatggtcacAATGTAGAGCTgttgctgtgggtttaggctcacctaaaggactgcatttattttattttgaattttttattttattttaactcaGCATTATACTCATGTTCCAATttcctaatatgttttgaaaaataaaatcctgttcaaagggaataaaaatgtttgttttttaaaaaaaccctgatatctcaaagtaacacattttagagcttgcaataccgtgatactttgGCTTacggttatcataccatcagaatctcatactggcacatgcctaggaCCATTACTCATGACCATATACTTGATATGTACAGGCTCCATACtcaggaaaaatacagtagtataCAGTacaaactttttaaattaacagAAGCTTTTCATTTTGTCCCTCATGGCTTCTGTCTTGCTACACAGGCGATAGTGATCCGTATTCATGATCACTAATCAGGCTTTGGATTGGCTTTAACTAGCTGCTTGTTTACATTAGCTCATCTCATTTTCTAATTTCAGACACACCAAGCGTGTCTGGAAATTAAGATGAAAgatccttttgaattcatttgttCAATGGAACGTGTCTGGTAGTGATTCATTTGCATATCGTGAATCTTTATATGTGTGTAAGTGTCTGTGTGAAGAAGTGGGTCACGCTACATTTCGATACTTCACAAGTACACTTAACCCCACATTCTGCTCCAATTCCCTGAATTATACATGTTGGACCATTATAGTCaaagaatacatttttaatcaagtgtGAAAAATTACCAGTTGAAAAGCTGAAGACCTTGGGGTAGCAATTAATTTGCTTAGCAGCTGGAAAAACAAACTACAGAGAGAAATATTGATTATTTTGTCTGATTGATTTGTTTTTGCCCTCGCAGATGATACCAAGATTGCGCTGCATCTCAGAGAAAATCAAGGTATGCGCTACATGTCGTTGCACCTGTTTTTATTGATGCAGGTCAACGGCAGTTTGTTTTTCTTGGAGGATGTGATTGTGGCTGCCGATAACCTTTTTTTTGGCTTGTAGTTAAGAAGAAAACTGAAGTACTAAGGAACCATATTAGAATAGTCAGGAACAATACTTGAATACTCTGGCGCAATAATCTGCGAGTTAGGAACAGTGCTTGAAATAAACTAATGTGGTAGTAagcaaaaaatacagtggtactttgaCATACGAttgcatcgacatacgatcctttcaacatccaatgcaaaatttgacttgtcatttgtctcgacatgtgACGACATGTTGAAATACGATTTAAGATagtgtcgcaatttcattgtttgccGCAAGACGGATGCACAGCAAATTTTCTTGCAAGAGAAATCAACGTGGGTCACAAGAAGGTCAGTGCAggcggtgaaaaaaaaggaaaaagtgaaattaagaaggaaatgatagaaaaatatgagcgtggtgtgcgtgtgagtgaactggctcgatacTATGGCCggtctcctccgacctctgttcacCAGTCTCTATAATTTAAGGTGACAGTAAAAACACTTTTATATTtctaacttattattattattatgtattaatattattattattgtcgtaacatcggcaaggaagtcaccagctttgccagatttatgatcatttattttagaaattgtgcaacacaacatggctactGTCTGCCTTAGCCGACGTCAACatggaaaaaaagttcaaactTCCCACTCTACTGCACACTTCTCTCTCTCGTCGGTCACACGATGCGTTCAGGAATAGCATGCAAAACTCAACCACCACatgagaacccgattcgttacattattattattataattattatattatcatgattctgatttgtattcataatttatttattttgcgatGTGtgatttctatttttaattgtaccagcagtatttattaagaatttagcgtaggtttttgggctgtggaacgaattaatcaaaatattatgtattcttatgtgaaaatcccgcttgacatacgaccatttcgacttacaaaccaagtCCCgggacgaattaaattcgtatgtagaggttccACTGTACTGGGTTAGTCAGCTACAATACACGGGTAGTGGAATAAATTACAGTTGTCTTGTCTGATATTATCGGGGAGTCGTTAATAtcagccgataaaagcattttaaaacaacattgttttttcatcatcagttttgggccaagatgcatgttgccttaaaagtgaatgtagaagccttctgcctttgcccaatggctggtcacagcttagcattgCAGTTATACTTattgatgcttgggatttgttatgtgagcattatcattattCAAGCATCCGGTGGGGCATCATATGACAATTTGCCACAATATTTTAAGTCATATCGGTATGGGATTTTTGGAGATGGACAATATCATGATAtcagttaaaaagtaattaacggACAACGCTAAAATAGATTACAATGATTTTGGAACAATACTCTGGTTAGGTAGCGCCAGCTAATCAGAGGCAATATGCTTTAGTTGTGACCTTCAGAATCCTCACTTTGAGTTTTTCCTGGAATCCCATCGGCCACATTTGAAAAAGGCTCATCTTTAAAACATGGCGGCACAACAGTGCACGGCTTTTATTGGATTCATTTTAGTCCGCCAGCATTTACAGTGTCTTCAGGCCCAAGGCCACCGGAGACTCGCATAAGGCCGAAATTAATCTGTGTAAATTCAAAGAGGACATCTCTGAGGCTTTACAAGCACAAATGTAATGGATGAATCTTGTGTATCTGAGTCTCAGGAAATAGTATGCATTCACAAATTATTCACAGAGCATCACTTTTTCCATGCCAACATGTTGATCTGTAAAAATGAAGAGAGGATACATTTCGCATCATTTCGCATTAGTCTTGGCGGATGTCAAATTCTCTCAAATGGAGGAACCACTATAAATCTACTCGTTTATTAGAAGCAGAGTGCTGCATGTACCTCCAGCAGGTTTAACATGTACAGCTGCTTCAATAGTTAAATCCCATCAGCCTTGGCAGGCCGCTAACAGCCTTCTGCATAGCAGTGGGCTTTTAAATTTCCCACAATGTGAAATGCAATTTAAAAAGCCTGTTGTGCAGGTTTGATTGTTATGCATGCAGGAAATCAATGAAACAGGGAGATGCTGATTGAATGGCGAGATCAGTGGATGTGGCTGCTAATTAAAAGCACAACAGGAGGAGAAAGTGTCAGGGAAAAAAGCGTGGAAACGTTCCATACTGTTCGCTTCCgaaacaattgccttgttttgcGGTGATGTGCGTGCTtacagtgtttttttgggggggatcctCAAGATTCTAAACTACAGATTGTATTGTCCAGATGTTATTTTGTGGAACTTGTCGGTGAATTACGAACCATATATATTAGGGAAAAAAACCTTCATAGTCAAGAAAATACTCCGGTGTTTTGGAATAATACCCAGGTCGGAAGGAACACACAGTTTCTGCTTATTGCTAGGCAGAAATCTTATAGCACATAGAAAGTCACATGTATTCAAGTAATGCTGTTTCAATGAGGATGTTTAAAAATTCGGGACATTGTGAGAGGCTGACAGCAGAATAAATGTATTAGCGTTGCCTTTTTTTCAGTGATCTTTGTCAGCATTCAGAGGACCACcacctcttcttcctcctcctcctgtgtGAACCGTATAGCGTTCACcttgacttgactcgacattAATTCTTGCTTATACGTGCTGAAGCGCTGCAGTTCATGAATAACTAAAGAGAGCCTGTTTGTTTTAAGCCAGACATCCTTTGTGACCTTATAAAAGAAAGTATCCCAAAGAAGACATTTCGGGCATTGCAACTTTTCGATTCACACGTTGGAAATTGCGCTTTTTAAATGAGCTCAGTTAATTTTCATATCTATTTATCAAGTGATCACAGCTCTTGCACACTTGCTGACATCTCATTTGGTCCTTCAAATACAAGTACAGTTAGGCTGGATGCTGAGTGCCCCCAGCTGGTTGACAAAGGAACAGCAGAGCacagaaatatttttgttatatttttaaatagtaTTTAAAACGTCTTAAATGTTTACTTGTAATACAGACACTATATCTTTTTTCTaacgttttaaaaaataacatactttatagccaatttattaaataatttaaatacaatatatattttttaaataatctgtTAATTTacaacattttgaaatatattCCAAAATCATGATATACAGCTATTTATAATGACATTTGTATTGATTTAGCAATTCAATTATTTAATGTTTTGCATACAACAAATTTAAAATACATTATCATTTACTACATAATGGTTCTACAATATATGCATACTGGGACAATTtcagattttattttaaaattaaaaatacttaaTGGGACCGTTTCATACATTATTTCACATCTGCAGGAAAATAATTTGCATAATGTATAGGATTGTATTCGACTGGTTTCacgtaatattttattttagcaCAAAAAATACATATGCTTAGTTATCCTATACTTAATACtgctttgttttttgtgttgtttttttacattagtaaCACTGCAATCTAGTGCAATACTAATAGCAGTATTTGTataaagcaaataatatgcactGACCTGCATTAAGGTTGTAATGAATCCTCATTTATGTTTGTAGTGATGCCGGCAGACAGCGCGGCGGACCGGACGACGGGCGCGCATCCTCTACACACGGGTTTGATCCTAGGCGTTCTGCTCGTGATGCTCATCATGGTGGCGGGCGTAATGATTACGGTCTACATCTACCATCACCCGACGTCAGCTGCCAGTTTATTCCTGATCGAGGTGAGCCATATGCCACTGTTGGACGTTACGTAGGACTGCAAAGCAAAACATAAGAGTATAGTTAAGTAGTATCAGTAGTGTTTCAACGTGCCTCACCATGTGTCCTCAGAGACGGCCGAGCAGATGGCCGGCCATGAAGTTTCGCCGCGGATCGGGTCACCCGTCTTACGCAGAGGTGGAGCCGGCGGGCCACGAGAAGGAGGGCTTCATCGTGTCTGAGCAGTGCTGAGGGCCAAATATCCAGCCAGTGAGGGACATCGTCGCCGGGATCATCCCGAATCCGGAGAAGGGACTCGTTATTCTGAGCAACTGAGGAAGGAGACGCCACAGAAGGACTATGTAGCTGCCTTGACTGCGTCATTAATGGCAACGGCAGAGAatgatacatatatatttccaaGAACAATGTGTGAATGGATTTACACATTATTGTTGCGGGGGTTTTACAATATAGGCTTTGAATGTCCATTTTTTtctggttaattttttttttccacggcATGTTTACaggggccttttttttttaaacactacaCCTCTACTGCTCTTCAACTTTTCTACAGTTTTTATGTGCACACTAAACCTGCACAGCCCACATTAGTCACAGCAAACGCTACAAAATGATGGCTTTATTTGATTTGtggtattttttcatttattttactgttACCACAGTGAAAAATAATACCATAAATTTTAAGTAGTGATGTTATTAGAGATTAAAGAGCAACAGTATCTATAAGTCAACAATACCAAAATTGATTCCTTTTTTTCAGGAGGATTGTTACAAAAAGAAATTTAATGGGGAAAAACAATTACAATTTCTCCCATTAAAAATAGGACTTCACTCTTGTAAAATTACATACGccttcaaattatttattttatttacagattttttttttttttttttttttttttttgtctttggagCATGGTCCTTCTATGCTAGATTTTCAACAGATGATCGCACTCTGATCAATATTATTGGTTCTCAACGAATCAAATGAATACCTTTTTATgcaaattttattttacttttttacttttgctATCGTGCCATTTAGTGTCGAGAAGTTtgcacttttttcttttcttttttttttctacatgtgATACTAATGCAAAATGACAAGACAggcgtgtgtgagtgtgtgtacgACCAATCTATTTTCTTATTGTGTGTGAACGGATAAACAAACtgatataaataaaatacaaaggtTTTGGGTTTGTGATGGATTTCCACCAAACGGGTCTACGCtgatgaatcattaattgattagCCAGATTTATACAATGGTACTGCTTTTGATTCCTATGCTTTGATTGGAAAATTCTGTCGATTTCCTTTGTTTGAATTGGGCAACGTTTGCTTACTTTTGTAGTGTTTGGACAGGGAACGAATGGGGCCCTAACAATGCTCGCACATAATACTTTATAAAACAATATAACAATATACCAAGGCAAAACATTTGTAGATTCAGGTACTCAAGGCAAACATTTATAGTATGtgtgaacatactttttttttttttttttttttttttaaataaatgtggtTTTCTACTTCGTTGAAGTCTTATTTTCACACAAACTTTTATTAAAGAGTAACAGTTTAAAAACGTatatttttaaacacacatttcaCACATTGGCCCAATGctaaattaaaattaaacagAAAAATATTTGCAACGTAACattctttttaaacaaattaaaatcaCTTTTGTGTTGTATGCTGGCCAAAGACTACCATCTGTAGTTTATTATGTTAGCATGCTAGGCTAATCAGCAATTAGAAGCAAACCGCTCATTACCTGCAACTAATTTAATACAAAAATCGGTGTACGTGCTTGTATTGAAAAGCTATAAAGTGAATTTGGTAGGATACgatatgattttttattttaaggcataaaaaatatacaatacccAGCAGTTGAAGACGAGATGGCAACCTTAATTATCGCCCTTTCAAAAGTGAGTATGTCAGCTGTTTGCTTCCCCAACAGGTGCGGAATGGACACAATCCATCTCTCATTTTTGCAAGTGAACACTAGATGCTTAGTTTTAAACGATGGTTACACATAAATAATGCAATAATATTTATGGACGCCGTAAACAGCCAACTCATTTCTTGTCATTTATTCTGGTGGCAATTCTCcccatagatatcacatatatagaactagatgctaaaaagTCTTGAGTCTATAGCGTAAGTAAACAgtggccatcttaaagcagtagctgGCTCTACTGCAGTGAATGAGTTTCTCTACTAAAACCCTGGAATCGCCGAAATCTTGACGGTTTCAAAGTACACGATCCATTGACTGTATTTATCGAAGGTCACTGACAAAAATGGCTGACAAGTGGTAACTTTATGCTGCTGGAGTTTTTCATCATAATCCACaacaatgtcatttttgaaGCTACATCTTGTGGGTTGTATTTGGAATAATAAAACATGGTTAAAATACATGCTTTAATCATAGTAAACTCATTTTCTTATGATGCACCTGTACATTAAAGCATGGCCTATTAAAGGAGAAATAACACGTTGAGCAGATTAGAAATGAAACTTTTATTAGGAATTATTTTCAATGAGGActacaaaaacagaaaatgacagcaTGAATGAAAGGCAGACTATTGTCATCACTCTATCAATTCCACTGGGAGGTGTTTAAGGGGACACACAAACAAGCACATTTTTGTACAATATAAAACAGCAATGAGACCCCAGCCTGCCCATGCACACTTCATTGTCTTTATATTACAACAGCCCCATCAGCTCCGTTACACTACAATGTGACGTGGCGGCGTTGGTGGTGCTTTCAAAGGTAGTCTTCGGCGTCAGTGTTTGCTCTTTTTGGATTTTTTGTGAGACCGGCTATGCGGGGACCTAGACTTGGAACGGGATTTCTTGGACGACTTTTTGGGAGTACGGGAGCGCGACCGTCGTGACCGCTTGGGTGTGCGAGGTGATGACGGCGATCTAGGAGAGCAAAAAGTTCAAATTAATGATATAAAATTACACACCAATATAACATAAAACATCTTAAAAACATGCATCACCtgcattactttttttaattgtcattgACTGATAAGCATCACCATCCTTCCACACAGCGTCCATTTTGTGTGTTACCTTTTTGAAGTCTTTTTGACCACGGATCGGGGCGAGTCCTTGTGGGATGAGCGCGACGACGTGTCCTTTGAGAATGAGCGCTCGGACCTCTCTGAGCGAGGGGACGGTGAGCGGCCCCGTCTGCTACTGCTGCCACTGCCACGGGTGGGGCTGGGAGAGTTGCTGTGTCGCCGCTTCCTTTCCGCAGCCGGGGAAGAGTACCTGTCGAGACAGAAAATGAGTGAACGATTGCTTCGAGAGGGGGGCACACCAAGTGCTTGTTTGACTCACTTGTCTTTCCTGGTCGGCGTGTCTTCCTTTTCCTTCTTCAAGTCTTTTAGCCTTGCATCCGATTTCTCCTTGTCCTTCTTCTCTCGCTCTTTCTCCCGCTCCAATTTCTCCTTTTCTTTCTCCTGCCGCAATGCgacaaatatatttaaaaagttGACCATCATGTTTTGTGGTGTATCTACTTGCATTTTCTGAACCGATTCAAAGTATCTCAAtcgtaaaggggaagttcagaatttttgacatacgTCTTAATTTTAAGGTTAGCGGGGATTAAATTAGTCGATCAGTTTGTTGGTTATTTGCTAGttgcagggctctggagtggctaggctagcatgccaataaaaaaaaacaacatatgcatgcATAAGAATctcaccgatgacccatgcagtcaatagtgttggctatgttttcaggatcatGTTATTAAAACTTAGCATTGCATGTCAAGAATTTTAGTATGAACAGGAACATTTGTAATCTAGCAGCTCTGCGGGGAACAAGCTGTCTATGCAAGCAGGGTGGGGTGACAATACATCGTTTTTTTCACCtgtgatttttttgggtgggaaTAAAAGGgagccctcctcctcctccaaataAATCACCCTGACGCCCTGTACCGTTTATCCGACTATGTTAGATctagttttttattggcatgcaagCAAGCACCAATGACCCGGGATTGCTGAGCAACTCAGCGGCCCtgcaactaacaaataacaaagTGCACGTaatttgttgaaaccaactccactgactaatatgcatgtgccggtatgagattttgaaggtacgataaccgtgggcaaaaataccgcggtttcacggtattgcaattatagctccaaaatgtgttattttgagaagtatgggttaaaaaatatatattttttccgttgaacaggattttttttttttttcagaacatagttgcaaattggaacatgaatatattgttaaaataaattatcaataaaaaaaacaaatattttaaataaaattaaaataaatataacttgtagactatacccacagccacagctcaagttgctcaagattagcgcaacaacaaaataatttctataaaaaagtaaaaacacttctgaataaaaatttttttttcaattctacTGCATGacgtttttttgagggtggaaaagcttaagtgaaatttcgccattttcagccactgtgtcagctctagtctacatgatgtcatgcctatgtgttaaaaaacaaagaattcataagttaataagttagttaaaaatctataagttaaagtgtaaatattgttgtgaaaaggtttcatcaaaaaaaaaaaaaaaaaaaaaaaaaaaaaaaaaaaaaaaaacagaaaaaaaaaacagagtgagacctctccatgATCCAGCGAATGTGGATTTGTGCCTAGGGCAAGagcatctttcgcaattagcgatctttgatgctattcccttttccccttcattcaagcgaatcaagcttgttttctcactctgcggctgtaacactcgacgaagttgcacTCCCAGCTAAACCTAGGCTCACActcgtctttgtaagcttttagttagtttgtatattgaattcgaaaggaaaatgtgtgttttgtttttggcgaactttttcatgaagctaatctgttgaagctactcacacatggaaaaatacaattacgttttaaatgtattaattttgtatattccacttaccttgatttgagagctcaataaattgaagaaaagtacgcctaatgtttggagtatttgtttttgtcttCGCCTGCTGTCTAGCCGATAGAGTCACTTTcacagcgaataccgtactatggTCTGACGGaagattttagtggttttgaaaccgcgacgttttcacaccacggtaaaccgtgaaactggtaaccggcacatgcctaccgaCTAATTAACCCCCGCTAATTTGAAAATTAAACCTcatgtcaaaaattctaaacttcccctttaaacctACCTTCTGCAATAGTTTGTCTCTATAATGTTCCACCTGCTCCTGAAAGCTCTGCCCAGGCTTCTTGGGCCTTTTTCCCGATTCCAGCTCGTCTTGGAACTTCATGACTTTCACCTGGATGGGAATGTTGTCACATTGTTACAGTCCAAAAAGGtatatttggggaaatttcatttaattttacaCTTCAAAAAACAATTATTGTGCCTCTACAACTGTTTTCTAGTGTCTCACCTCGATCTCTCGTAGCTTGGTTCGCTTCTCCTCGTTCATTTCGGACAGTTTGGCCTTCAGGTCCGCGTCATCCCTGATGGGATTAGAATAACTTGGAGTGGCAGTCGCCGAACGGGGGCTCTTCTCGTCATCACTGTTCTCCGCATACCTTCGAGCATGCACAAGCCTGTTAAATTGCAGTACAAGCGACTGTTGTCTGACTGCTGAGGTAATAAACCCCCCCTTACCTTTTTGGCTCTTCGGGTTGATCAAATGCTTCCCATTTTGAGGTGGTTACAGCTGAAGGCCAGACAAACGACAATGTGTTAAAACAGAAATTactacatttaaaaatgaagagGTTTGACGGGTCTAACCTTGAGACTCCAGCTCAGACTCGTCCACCGCTTCCCATTTTGAAGGCGCCACCTTGAAAGTGACCTCCTTTGATTGGTCGACTTGAAAATGGAGGACAAATTGCGTGTCAGAAATTGTTTTGAAAATAGTCACTGAAGCAAAAGTTTAACTGAAAGTTCATTTGGCGTTTTCCACCACTTACAAGGTACCCCGTCGATATCCTCCTCCATGGTCCTAATGGGAACGCCGTCCAGGTCGTCCAGGGGGGCTCCGTCGATTACGTTCCCATCGATGGGCCCCCCGTCAATTGGCAACCCATCCATGTCTTCGATCGGCGAGCCGTCTACGTACTCCCCTATTGGCGCGCCGTCGATGTCCTCCGTTGGCTCGGGCTGCACAAATAGTCAAGTGTTAGATTGGCATGATGCATTTATTAATCTAATTTTTATCTTTACATTCACCACTAGGTGAAACCCACATAAGGCAGAGGATATGCATTCGGTTCAATCTGTCTGTATGCTTGATGTTCAAGAGAACTCAAGCGCAGAtgaagggattattatcaaacttgcagaaTATGTTTGCAATATAAAATAGAATAAATTAAATTTGAGGGTTAAGGAGGtgagaaaattaattttgcaaTACAAAAGATTGGGCTTTCAACTCAAATTTGCAGGGTAGTGATATGATGTGAAGAAAAACTTTCATATTTAAATGGACTGCCCtctctatatatttaatttaccTCTACAGGTACTCCTACAGGTTCCTTTTCGGGTGCCAGGTTCACGAGACCTAGAAATATGTTCTGCAATCTGATTAGGAAGGGGTCAGGATACACGGCCCAGTCCTCCCACGCTCGGAAGCAGGACATCACACGTTGCTGTAACCATGGAGGCAAGTCGGCTCAGTCACAGAAAAACAGTCTGAATTTATAGAAGTGTTTTGCTTGCGTATCCCTGCGCATACCTTAAAATTTTCACTCTGAAGGTGACCTTGGATGGTTTTGTACGTGGCGTTAAGGTCTGCAAAAATCTGGCCGAGTTTTACTTCAAAACTGTAAGCGAAAGGTGGAAATGTCGCAGTTTAATAAAGTATAGGGGCATTTGCACAAAAAATGGAAACACCCCTATGGAGGCAGATTTTAGCAATTTGAGGTAAAATGATCTGCTATCATTATAAAATAAGAACATTTTGCTGAATACTCACTATTTTCTGTAGTAGGAAGCATTGGCTACTTTGGCAGAGGAGTTGTATAGTACGTCTGACACGAGATATAACCGTGCAATCTGAAAGAATGACAAAAGTGTTTGTGTGACACGACTGAGAGGATGTTTAAGATAATTATGATGAGAATACGTTGTGTTTACCTTCTTGGGGAGAGGGGTCTTGAGGATTGAAAGAGATTCCGTGACACATTCCACGATTTCCTCGGCAGCCTCGGCGTGAGTGAGACAAAACAACATGGCCTCAGCGACGTCGCCCCTCCTTGGCGTCAAGCCGCGGAGCATCTCCTCTAGCTTGTCTCGTTCACTTCGACACAAAGACGAATTTCAAATTTTGTCAGGAAATCATAGCTTTTCAAACACACAGCTACTAGTACTCTATTATCACATCATGTCTTACTCTTCTTTTAAGCTGCCTTTCTTGAGCGAGTCCTCATCTTCCTCCTCATCATCACCGTCATCGTACGGACCGTGGAGGTATGGATTGAGTGGCGGCGGGCGCCAAAGCGACCCGTTTTTAAACATTCGAAAGTCGTCTGTCCGCCATTTAACTGGTGCTTCACCCTAGAAAAATCAGATATGACAATATCAAAACAATGACTGGAGACCACCACGAGATCCTTGATATAGGTTAACATAGTATAGTCAAACAAAATTCTACTCTGCACTGTGTTAAAAAACTAACCTGCAGTATTGTGTAGAGCTTCCACCTATAGTAAACATGCGCTGGACTCTGGTTCTCAAACAGAAACCTTCAGGAgagaagaaaaatgaaaatgtcaTAACAGCAGAGAGGATGCTTTACAAGTCTGTTGGATGGGGAGCAAGCTAACTGACCTGTACATGGGGTTGTTTATTTCCCTGTTCATTATCATAGCTTCAAACATGGGGCCTTCACGCACCACAAACTCGATCATTCGGTGGATTAGAGAGAGCAAATTCCTACAAGAAAGACACAGTTAAAGCGAACAGATTCAGACCGGCTGGGAAGTACACATGGCTAAACTAAACAACATTTCTATTTATGCTAGGTGGTTTAAAATGAACAATTGCCTCTCAAACGAAAATATAAAAGTAACGAACTTTAAATGAACTACTCTAGTACAGAGCCCCAAAGGTACATcggcagaaataaaataatctGGTGCgcgccagaaactatctggtaaaaatttgcattatatagcatttaagccagcggacttttgctatgaaagttagccagTCACGACAAcgtaacaattggctaactttcatagcaaaagtccacaatcttaaatgctataaaatgctaacct from Corythoichthys intestinalis isolate RoL2023-P3 chromosome 20, ASM3026506v1, whole genome shotgun sequence includes the following:
- the u2surp gene encoding U2 snRNP-associated SURP motif-containing protein isoform X5, which gives rise to MAERTPGGSQKASAKALLESKLKSFSIGKMAKRTLSKKEQDEIKKKEDERAAAEIYEEFLAAFEGGGEGKIKAFVRGGIANATKEEAATDEKRGKLYKPKSRFEYQTKSILPLETPTQFVPLDKRHSIKKTNEKEKKKSNLELFKEELKQIQEERDERHKMKGRVSRFEPLGGTEGRRSSDGFSRRNRPSSVLDDCAPGSHDVGDPSTTNLYLGNINPQMNEEMLCQEFGRYGPLASVKIMWPRTDEERARERNCGFVAFMNRRDAERALKNLNGKMIMNFEMKLGWGKGVPIPPHPIYIPPSMMEHTLPPPPSGLPFNAQPRERLKNPNAPLVPPPKNKEDFEKTLSQAIVKVVIPTERNLLSLIHRMIEFVVREGPMFEAMIMNREINNPMYRFLFENQSPAHVYYRWKLYTILQGEAPVKWRTDDFRMFKNGSLWRPPPLNPYLHGPYDDGDDEEEDEDSLKKGSLKEDERDKLEEMLRGLTPRRGDVAEAMLFCLTHAEAAEEIVECVTESLSILKTPLPKKIARLYLVSDVLYNSSAKVANASYYRKYFEVKLGQIFADLNATYKTIQGHLQSENFKQRVMSCFRAWEDWAVYPDPFLIRLQNIFLGLVNLAPEKEPVGVPVEPEPTEDIDGAPIGEYVDGSPIEDMDGLPIDGGPIDGNVIDGAPLDDLDGVPIRTMEEDIDGVPFDQSKEVTFKVAPSKWEAVDESELESQAVTTSKWEAFDQPEEPKRDDADLKAKLSEMNEEKRTKLREIEVKVMKFQDELESGKRPKKPGQSFQEQVEHYRDKLLQKEKEKEKLEREKEREKKDKEKSDARLKDLKKEKEDTPTRKDKYSSPAAERKRRHSNSPSPTRGSGSSSRRGRSPSPRSERSERSFSKDTSSRSSHKDSPRSVVKKTSKRSPSSPRTPKRSRRSRSRTPKKSSKKSRSKSRSPHSRSHKKSKKSKH
- the u2surp gene encoding U2 snRNP-associated SURP motif-containing protein isoform X2, giving the protein MAERTPGGSQKASAKALLESKLKSFSIGKMAKRTLSKKEQDEIKKKEDERAAAEIYEEFLAAFEGGGEGKIKAFVRGGIANATKEEAATDEKRGKLYKPKSRFEYQTKSILPLETPTQFVPLDKRHSIKKTNEKEKKKSNLELFKEELKQIQEERDERHKMKGRVSRFEPLGGTEGRRSSDGFSRRNRPSSVLDDCAPGSHDVGDPSTTNLYLGNINPQMNEEMLCQEFGRYGPLASVKIMWPRTDEERARERNCGFVAFMNRRDAERALKNLNGKMIMNFEMKLGWGKGVPIPPHPIYIPPSMMEHTLPPPPSGLPFNAQPRERLKNPNAPLVPPPKNKEDFEKTLSQAIVKVVIPTERNLLSLIHRMIEFVVREGPMFEAMIMNREINNPMYRFLFENQSPAHVYYRWKLYTILQGEAPVKWRTDDFRMFKNGSLWRPPPLNPYLHGPYDDGDDEEEDEDSLKKGSLKEDERDKLEEMLRGLTPRRGDVAEAMLFCLTHAEAAEEIVECVTESLSILKTPLPKKIARLYLVSDVLYNSSAKVANASYYRKYFEVKLGQIFADLNATYKTIQGHLQSENFKQRVMSCFRAWEDWAVYPDPFLIRLQNIFLGLVNLAPEKEPVGVPVEPEPTEDIDGAPIGEYVDGSPIEDMDGLPIDGGPIDGNVIDGAPLDDLDGVPIRTMEEDIDGVPFDQSKEVTFKVAPSKWEAVDESELESQAVTTSKWEAFDQPEEPKRYAENSDDEKSPRSATATPSYSNPIRDDADLKAKLSEMNEEKRTKLREIEVKVMKFQDELESGKRPKKPGQSFQEQVEHYRDKLLQKEKEKEKLEREKEREKKDKEKSDARLKDLKKEKEDTPTRKDKYSSPAAERKRRHSNSPSPTRGSGSSSRRGRSPSPRSERSERSFSKDTSSRSSHKDSPRSVVKKTSKRSPSSPRTPKRSRRSRSRTPKKSSKKSRSKSRSPHSRSHKKSKKSKH